The following is a genomic window from Pseudothermotoga thermarum DSM 5069.
TTCTTTTTAACAATCTCTTCCTTCTTTTCAACCGTTCTTCCTTCGACAAATTCTATAACCTCTTCCCACTTTGTTTTTTCACCAAATCCGGCGTCATACCCAAGCTCAGCCGCCAACTGCGGTGTAACTGCCTTTCCCCCAACCACCACCTTGCACTTTTTCCTCAAACCAGCAGCATCTATCAAATCGATGAATCTTCCAAGTATTTCGGCAGCGTTGTAACCTACGGTTCTGCTGACCATTATGTAATCTGGGTTTTCCTTCAAACATATTTCAACAACTTCTTCAAGCTTCATATCCGGAGGAAGAAGCACCACATCATGCCCACGCTCTGAAAAAATCCTTCTGAGAATTTTAACTGCAACATCGTGAACAGGGTCCAAGGGTACCAAAACTATCTTCATCGCAAATCCTCTCCTTCAAACCATTGGTACTTATCGCCCGGCCTGTAAACGTAAGCCCTCAACCTAATTCTGGCTGCAAAGCCGTTGTGCTCTACAAAAACAACATCCACATCTTTGAAACCAAGAGATTTCATCAAACTCAATCCAAGTTCTCGAGCTTGATCTTCACTTTCGGCAAGTAAGGTTGTTTCCAAATCTATTCCGTCTATTACAAATCTTGAAAAGTCCATCTTCATCACCTCATGAAAAGGGGGGCGTATGCCCCCCTGATTTACTACATGAGAATCATGGCAACTATAGTTGCTCCAACAAATCCAAGAACCACAGGCACAAAGTTCTTTCTAGCGATTTCTTCTGGTCTTGTCTTTGTAACACCAGCAACCGCAATCAACGCCCATGGTACAATTGTTCCACCACCGGTATTGACCGCTGTTAGTTGCCCAAGTGCTGCAAGTACATCGGCTCTAACTTTTGCAGCAACGCTCAACCCACCAGCCAAAGTACCCATGAGTGGTAAACCGGAAAATCCCGAACCATCAAGACCTGTTATTGCACCAATGACTGCCTGCATTGGCGCCACAGCGAATCGATTCAAAGGAACTTTTTGAGCCAGCGCTTTACACAGATCAAAGAGTAGCTCTCTTCCAGATTCTCCAAATATTGCTTTTGCCGGACCTCCACCCATATAGAACAAAGCCGCGATTGCAAAAACAGGTGCAAATATCTTTACTCCAAACATGAAACCATCTCTGAGAAATTCAACACCCACCTCAAGTCCTTCCGACTTGTACTGAATCAATGTGAAAACAACAAGCAACAAAGCGGCAGAACCACCGAGCAACGCCGTTGCATCTCCACCTCTGAGTTTCAATGCGAGCATTAAGATGATATTCACAAGGAAGGTCAACGCCACAACAACAGCCTCGACTTTTGCCAAAGTGGAATGCTTCAAATTCTTATCCTTGAGTATGCTTTCGCCAAATATCTCTATGTCTTTCTTTGGATCATACCCTTTGTTGGCCTTCATTGTGAAGAAATAGGTCAACGGAATAGCAATAACCGCCCAAGTGATGATCAACGGAACCATTGCACTCATAACTTGTCCAACGCTAATTCCAGCTGCTTTTGCCGTCAAAGTTGGTGCACCTTGAATTACAAAATCTGTTGTCAAAGAGATACCATACGCAAAGATTGCGATGGAAACACCTGTTGCAACGGGGGAAAGTCCCGCGCTGACGGCAACAGGAACCAACAAACTACCAAGAAGAGCTACAGACGGTGTTGGCCATATGAAGAGCGCAAGAATAGCTGTGATTATTCCAACAAACCAAAATGCTGACTTTGGGCCTTTGATTGGTTTACCAAGGATACTTATCAAGACTGCTGCTGCTCCACTTCTTTCCATTTGTTTGGAGAGCGCAACCATCAGGGAGATTACCACAACAATGCCCATCAGCTCAACTGCTGTGACGACAATCGCGTTGAAAACCGCTTGAACAGCCCCTATAAAGGATTTTGTGACTGCCCAGGCGACGCACAATGCACCAATCAAACAGATAAGAGGCGTATCTTTGCGTAGAAACATTGTCACGACAACTGCCGCCATGAAGAACAAATAAAGCCAATGAGCTAAGGTAAGTTCCACCATCTGAAATACCCCCTTAAACTAATTTGGTGTTGAAAATTGATTGTAATCCGGCTTTTTTAACTCTCTCGCGAATAACTTGAACATCTGTAGTGTACAAACCTTTAGCCTTCATTCTTTCAAAGTAAATTGATCCTGAAAAGGTGTACTTGTACTGACGTCCTTCTTCTTTCTTCATCTCACCTATCACATAGTTCACAAAATCTCCTACAGCCAATTCCCACGGCAACTCCAACAACTTCTCACCTATAGCTTTTCTAACTGCGTTGTGACCAGCCAGGGTACCTGTGACTATGGCTTCGGTGTGACCGACCATGGCTCCTGCTTTTTCTCCAGCGCAGAACAAATTATCAACAGGACCAATAGCCTGAAGGTGCGTATTGCAATTGGCAAAACCGAAGAATCTCATAGAATTTCCTTTTCCGCCTGCAATTGGATCCTCATACCTTGCCTTTTCCATTCCCGGTATTTTTCTTAGTCTTTCAAGTGGGAAAAAAGGAACCATAAGTTTCGCAGGACCAGTATCGAGCAAAACGAGGTTTTCAATGAATTCCTTAAGTGCATACTGTTGGCAAGCTTTCATTGAAAGCAATTTCTCTTCTTCTCTGACCGATTCTGGAATAGGTATTACCACACAACCTTTTTCCTCAAGCTCCTTTACAATTTGTGGATCGATGGAATCTTTGCAAAGCTTGCACGATCCACTCATTGCGCCAACTGTACCATCAGACTTTTTACCAACCCACTCTTCCACTCCAACTTTTGTCGTTATGCTTATCCTTGGTCCAAAACTGTGACACCTTAATATGCACATAGCACAGCCGTTGCCGTACTTTGTACAATTTGCTGGGACAGCTGACGTACCAGTCGCATCGACAAAGACATCTCCTTCAACTGGACCAACGTTTTCAACGACAACACATCTTATTTTGTTGCCTTCTTTAGCTGCATCGATAACTCTTGCATTCGTCATGATTTTGACACCAAGTTCTGTCAAATAAGACCTCACGGCTGGTTCGATTTTGTAAACGTTGTAAAGACTTGCATGCTTGTGCCCAGGAAATTCGACGTTTTTGTGTGTTGTACAGTTGTCCATCACGGTGAATATATCCGCACCCATCGCAAGCATTTCCTCTGCAGCTGTGAATCTTCCGTTGTTTCTGAAGATTCCCCCAACTAATCCTGTTCCCAAAAGCATATCCGTTCTTTCTAAAAGTGTTACCTCGGCACCAGCTTTAGCAGCCGCAGCTGCAGCCGCACAACCTCCCCACCCTCCACCGACAACCACTATTTTTGGCTTACGCAAGGTATCATCCCCCTTTCAATAAGTTTTTTTCTTTATGACTTTTACCAACTCCAACCGTCTGGCAGAATATATCCTTCTGCAACGACCCTTGCATCGCCTTCCAAAAAGATCTCAGTTGTCTTTTGACCTTCGATTTTAAAGTGAACCTTGAGTGTTCCACCAAGAACTTTCACAACAACCGGTGGTTTAACTTTTCCAAGCAAAGTTGAAACAATTGCACAACTCACAGCTCCTGTTCCACACGCGTAGGTTTCATCTTCTACCCCTCTTTCGTAAGTTCGAACGGCTATGGTGTTTTCATCGATCACCTTGACAAAGTTGACATTTGCTCCTTTTGGAAAAATTTCGGTGCAATATCTGACTTTTCTGCCAAGCTCAACAATTTTTTCATGCGTCAAGTTTGAAAAATCGTCCACGTAGAAAACCGTGTGCGGAACACCGACAGTCGCAAAGTGGTATTTCTCCAATTCCTCTGAAAATTTATAACTTTGATCAAGTTGAATCTTTGAAAGATCCACGTCCGGGAATTTAACCCGGACGCGATCTTCCACAACTTCAGCTTCGTAAAGTCCTGCTTTAGTCTCAAAGATCATCTTTTCCTTTGCAACACCTTTTAAATATGCAAACCTTGCAATGCATCTTGCTCCGTTGCCACACATCTCAGCTTCAGATCCATCGCTGTTGAAATATCTCATCGAAAAATCTGCAATTTTGGAATTTTCCAAAACAAGTACTCCATCGGCTCCGAGTGAGAACCTTCGATCGCAGATTTTCTTCACAAAGGCTTTAAGATCTAGGTTATCGAGAATGCCGTCTCGATTGTCGAAAACTATAAAATCATTACCCGCGCCATTCATTTTTGTGAAAGGAATCTTGTTCATCAAAATTCCTTCAGCAACCATCAAATCAACTCCGCGTACTTTGCAACTATTTCTATCAACTTAACCAAACCTCTGACCGCAAGCCTTGTTGTTTCCTCGATTATATCCCCATTTTCATCCGTTGTACCAAGCCCGAGGGATATGAAAATGTTACCATCGTATGCGATGGTTTGTATTATTCCCATCGCATCCGTTCCGACCTGCAGTATGTTCGTTCCGGCGTACATGTCTTCGATCGTGAATATCGGGAATGGAACACCTTTTTCCCAACAGTCGTCGTAGTTGATCTCCACGGCAGCGGAGTTGTAACTTTTGGAAATTTTGAAAATGGGTCTGATCCTCTTGTCGAGCTTGTCGAACTCCTCAACGGTTATCTGGTACAACTTGTCAACGGATGCTTTGATTTTGTCAGCCCTTTCTTTCAAGACCTTCAAAGCGGCTATAGCTCCTGCCAAAGCTTCTTTACCAGGATCGAAGGTGACGTAGGCTGCTTTACCGTAAGAAGACCAAGTTCCATACCTGTCACCGTGCGTACCCATAGCTCTTCTCAAGGAAACCATCACATCTTCTCTTCCTATGATCAATCCACAGGTTGGTGCACCTGCTGCTTTGTCCATGCTGTAAGTCATAACCCATGCGCCGATTTTTCTTGGATCCGTTCCTATGAATGGAAGACCCCATGCGTTGTCAACTATGTAAGGAACGTTGTACTTTTCAGCAAGCTCACCGATTTTCTTTTGAAGCAATGGTGCGCCATCTTCGGCTTTTTCTCCATAACCATAACCGACTGTGTCATAGCCAAGGCTGCTGAAACCTGCCAACGTGTCGATGTACCTCTCAGCAGCTTGCTCGATTCTCTTGGCGGTTTCAATCGCATTCACACCGCTCAAAAGAACTGCAGGATGATATTTTATGCCGTGAACCGTGTACCTTGCCCCAGCCATTGGAACGATGACCACATCGACGTTTTCAAGCCTTTTGCCATAAAATCCAAGCTCACCGGCAGTACATCCTCTGTCGGCAAAAACATCTTTGTAGTAAGGTGGCACAGGCCTTCCATACCCACCGTGGTGGTGAATGTGTCTTTCGTACGGGATTATGTAGCGGCTTCTGTACTTGTCTCCCCTACCAGTCAAAGGTGGTGCAACCAAAACATCAAAAGAAAGCCACAAAGCCGCTTCGCATGTGCTCACTAAAAGTGCATCGTAGTCGTCCCCATAGTAATCTTTGACAATATCCCTTATCTCATCGGCAAAGACTTTATTTGGAATAACCTTTCTTGCGACTGCACTTATGGCTTCATCCACTTCTTTTGTCAATAGACCATGGCACCCTGAAATTGCTCCAGTGAGACCAAACTTTCCTCTCAGTTCTTGAGGTATACCAATTTCGTCGGCAGCCTTTTTCGCTTCCTCAAGTATCTTTGGCATTGCCAACTTCAAGTTCTTGTAAAGATGGTACCTGTACTTTTGCATTCTTCTCACCTCACTCCTTTAGGAAAATTATCAAATCATCGACGTTGATCCCCATTTCTTCCCCACTCATACGCTTTTCCACTTTGATAACTATGTTTTCATGGTTTGGCATGTGCGTTTCATCAAAACCAGCGATTCTTCCAACGGTTTTTCCATCTTGAAGGATTACTTTGTCACCCACAACAGCCACACCGGGATTTAAAATTTCAACAAACGCAAGGTAAGCTATTTTGTTGACCTCTTTTCCCGGTGCTGCTTCCTGTTCATCGGTGACTATTAACTCGTGTATTTCATACCTTTTCAAAGCTCTTGAAGGCATGGGTATCAAAGAAAGTTTTCTGTTTTCCAGCTTTCCCCTTAACACTGCCACCACTCTTGCCATGATCACAACTTTTTTGGCGTAGGGATCTTCTTTCAACAAACCACTCGAGTAAGGCTCAACCATTTTTATCACCCTTGAAGGCTATTACTTCAATTTCGACTTTTGCACCCTTTGGAAGCGCTGAAACTTGTACGAAGGATCTGGCCGGTTTATGCTGGTCGAAATACTTGGAATAAACTTCGTTGATCTGCGAAAAATCGTTTATGTCTGTCGCAAAAACCGTTGCCTTGACGACGTTGCTGAGATCACATCCAGCGGCTTTCAATATGGCTTTGATGTTTTCAAAAATTCTTTCCGTTTGCTTTTTGATATCCCCATCCACGAGTTGACCTGTGGCAGGATCGATTGGTATTTGCCCTGAAACAAAAACAAACCCGTTGACTTCCACTGCTTGTGAGTAAGGACCTATTGCTTTCGGTGCCTGATCAGTTGAAACAATTTTCATTCAAAAACCCTCCTTTTACAACATTGCGTTCTTTTTCGACCTTGCCTCACGAAGGTAAGCATAAATTGTGAACTTCGAATTTCCCATCTCTTTTGCCAACGCTTCAACCGCTCCTTTGAGCAAGAAAAAGCCTTTTTCATCGAGCTTTCGTATAACTTCTATTTTCTCCTCCTTGGTGGCAAACCTCAGTGGTTTACCCGTTTTCTTTTTAACCTCGTCTATGACTTCCAAAAGTAGTTCATCAACTTTTTTTGCAAAACTTTCATGTTCGGCGCCCGTCAGTTCTTCAAGGGTTTGAAAGGTCAAAGCTTGGTCTATCATCTGCTTACAGATGGAAAGCTTTGTGGTGTCGAAGTTGATGCACAGAAAACCTATGATTTTTCCGCTTTCATCCCTTATGAAAATCGTGGTGGATTTTAAAATCCTTCCATCCGAAGTCGTGGTCATGTAGTTGGCTATGTAGTCAACATCCTTGAATTTTGGAGACTTTAGAAGATACAAACCAAAATCCGTCAACGGTGATCCAACGGTCCTACCGGTCACATGACCGTTTTCGATGGCGATAACTGAATGCTCCGGATCAGAAACATCGTGCAAAACTATTTCGTAATCTGGACCGAGCATCGCGGCCAACCCTTTTGTTATTGGTATCAACGGTTTTAACAACGGATGAACCTTTCTCATCACCCATCCCCTCCATATTATACAAAATTTTGTATGCTTATTCAACATATTATTGTACAAGATACAAAAGTGAGTCGACCAGCTTTTGTCCATGTATTTCAGCAATTTATATTATGATAGTCTTAGGAACAAAAACATTCGGAGGTGAATTGTGTGAGAGAACAACTTTACCAGTTCAAGTATCAAAAACTTTGCGAAAAGATAAAACCGATTCTTGAAAGGAAAAAGTTTGAAGTCTACATAGCAAAGGATGCCGCTGAAGCTAAACAGATAGTTGAAAGTTTAATCCCAGAAGGAAGTGTTGTCAGCTCTGGCGGATCTGTCACTTTGGTTGAAACAGGAATATTGGACTTACTTAGAAGCGGAAAGTACAAATTTTTGGATAGGTACAACGCTCCAGACAGAAGAAAGGTTGAACTTGAAGCAATGAGTTGTGATTATTACCTTTGCAGTGCAAACGCAATAACTTTGGACGGAGAACTTGTCTTCATGGATGGATTTGGAAACAGAGTGGCAGCTGTGACCTTTGGTCCTAAGAACGTTATCTTGGTTGTCAGCGCAAACAAAATTGTGAAGGATTTACAAGAAGCACGCGAAAGAATACGGTACATTGCGCCGATGAACGCAAAAAGGCTGTCGCTTTCAACTCCCTGTGCAACCACAGGTATTTGTGAAGATTGTGCTTCCCCACAGAGAATATGCAGACATTTTCATGTTATAAACGATTCTTACAATCTTCCTGGAAGAATTAAGATCATTTTAGTGTTGCAGGAACTCGGTTTGTAATGAAAAAGTTGTAAAATGAGTTAAGGTGAAAAATATGGAAAAACGTTTGATAGAACTCTATGAAAGATTGGTTAACACAGATACCGGCTTTGATATAGATTATTCGACAAAACTTGCTAGAACAAGCTTTGTTGTTGATGAACTTAGGAAATTAGGTTTTTCAGCTCACCAAGAAGAAGCCGCTCATGTTGCCATTTTAGGCGAACCCCCATACATAACTTTGATAGGCCATCTAGACACTGTTTTTAAGGAAGGCGAATCATCCAAAAGACCTTTCAAAGTAGTTGATTCAATTGCCTATGGACCAGGCGTTGCAGACATGAAAGGTGGAATTATCGTCCTTTTGAAGGTGGCAGAAGAAGCTGTGAAAAGTGGAGTAAAGAACCTTTGCATAATTATGAACGTCGACGAAGAACTTGGATCAAAAGCCAGCAGGAAAACCTTCTATGCCTACGCCGAAAAAAGTCTGTGTTGCCTTTCCTTCGAACCTGGTGGAGAAAACGGATCATTGATTCTAACTAGAAAAGGTATTGTTCCTACAAACCTTTATGTTAAAGGTATCAAAGGGCATGCAGCAAGGTTGCACGAAGGTGCAAATGCCATCTTGGAAGCCGCAAGGAAGATAGATCAAATATACTCGCTCAACGGCAAATTCGGTTCTGTTACACTCAACCCCACTTTGATAAACGGCGGTGAAAAATCGAACATAACGCCAGATTCCTGCAAAGTTTACTTTGATATTCGCTACCTTGAAAGAAATGATTTCGAAAAATGCAAGCTGGCTCTTGAAAAAATATGCTCTGAAACAACTGTCCCTGGAACAAGCTGTCAAATCGAGTTTGAAGAAAGCCGTCCTTCGATGACCCTTCATCCAAAGATGAAGGAAGCCGTTGAAAAGGTATTAAACAAGCTTGGAATAAACGTTGAATTTGAACATTCCAGCGGTGGTGCAGACAGCGCCTTTTTCTCACAAGCTAACGTACCGACTTTGGACGGCCTTGGAATCTGCGGAGGTAAATTCCATTCAGAGCAAGAATTCGCGCTTTTGGACACCTTTGAACCGAGGGTGAAAATAGCGCTAGAGCTTATCAGGTACTTTTCGGAGGTGAAAGAATGAAATTTGTCGATACAACTTTGAGAGACGGCCATCAATCTTTGATAGCCACAAGAATGTCAACGAAGGACATGCTACCAGCTCTTGAAGCGATGGATCAAATGGGTTTTTATTCAATGGAAGTATGGGGTGGAGCAACCTTTGATGTGGCTGTGAGATTTTTAAACGAAGATCCATGGGAAAGGCTTAGAAAGATTCGAGAAAAAATTAAAAACACAAAACTTCAAATGCTTTTGCGCGGGCAAAATTTGGTTGGATACAGGCATTATGCTGATGATACCGTTAGATTGTTTGTAAGAAAAGCTGTAGAAAATGGTATTGACATAATAAGAGTTTTTGACGCTTTGAACGACGAAAGAAACCTAATTGTTGCAATCGATGAAGCAAAAAAGAATAAAGCACATGTACAAGGAGCAATTTCGTACACAGTCAGCCCTGTACACACCCTTGAATATTACGTCGAATATGCCAAAAAATTGGTTGACCTTGGTGTTGATTCATTGTGCATAAAAGATATGGCAGGACTTTTGGATCCAAAAACCGCTTACGAACTTGTCAGCGCTTTGAAGAAAAACTTCTCTCTGCCGGTTGACG
Proteins encoded in this region:
- a CDS encoding RidA family protein, with amino-acid sequence MKIVSTDQAPKAIGPYSQAVEVNGFVFVSGQIPIDPATGQLVDGDIKKQTERIFENIKAILKAAGCDLSNVVKATVFATDINDFSQINEVYSKYFDQHKPARSFVQVSALPKGAKVEIEVIAFKGDKNG
- a CDS encoding DUF6917 domain-containing protein, whose amino-acid sequence is MVEPYSSGLLKEDPYAKKVVIMARVVAVLRGKLENRKLSLIPMPSRALKRYEIHELIVTDEQEAAPGKEVNKIAYLAFVEILNPGVAVVGDKVILQDGKTVGRIAGFDETHMPNHENIVIKVEKRMSGEEMGINVDDLIIFLKE
- a CDS encoding lactate utilization protein is translated as MREQLYQFKYQKLCEKIKPILERKKFEVYIAKDAAEAKQIVESLIPEGSVVSSGGSVTLVETGILDLLRSGKYKFLDRYNAPDRRKVELEAMSCDYYLCSANAITLDGELVFMDGFGNRVAAVTFGPKNVILVVSANKIVKDLQEARERIRYIAPMNAKRLSLSTPCATTGICEDCASPQRICRHFHVINDSYNLPGRIKIILVLQELGL
- a CDS encoding FAD-dependent oxidoreductase, which codes for MRKPKIVVVGGGWGGCAAAAAAAKAGAEVTLLERTDMLLGTGLVGGIFRNNGRFTAAEEMLAMGADIFTVMDNCTTHKNVEFPGHKHASLYNVYKIEPAVRSYLTELGVKIMTNARVIDAAKEGNKIRCVVVENVGPVEGDVFVDATGTSAVPANCTKYGNGCAMCILRCHSFGPRISITTKVGVEEWVGKKSDGTVGAMSGSCKLCKDSIDPQIVKELEEKGCVVIPIPESVREEEKLLSMKACQQYALKEFIENLVLLDTGPAKLMVPFFPLERLRKIPGMEKARYEDPIAGGKGNSMRFFGFANCNTHLQAIGPVDNLFCAGEKAGAMVGHTEAIVTGTLAGHNAVRKAIGEKLLELPWELAVGDFVNYVIGEMKKEEGRQYKYTFSGSIYFERMKAKGLYTTDVQVIRERVKKAGLQSIFNTKLV
- a CDS encoding aminotransferase class V-fold PLP-dependent enzyme; the encoded protein is MQKYRYHLYKNLKLAMPKILEEAKKAADEIGIPQELRGKFGLTGAISGCHGLLTKEVDEAISAVARKVIPNKVFADEIRDIVKDYYGDDYDALLVSTCEAALWLSFDVLVAPPLTGRGDKYRSRYIIPYERHIHHHGGYGRPVPPYYKDVFADRGCTAGELGFYGKRLENVDVVIVPMAGARYTVHGIKYHPAVLLSGVNAIETAKRIEQAAERYIDTLAGFSSLGYDTVGYGYGEKAEDGAPLLQKKIGELAEKYNVPYIVDNAWGLPFIGTDPRKIGAWVMTYSMDKAAGAPTCGLIIGREDVMVSLRRAMGTHGDRYGTWSSYGKAAYVTFDPGKEALAGAIAALKVLKERADKIKASVDKLYQITVEEFDKLDKRIRPIFKISKSYNSAAVEINYDDCWEKGVPFPIFTIEDMYAGTNILQVGTDAMGIIQTIAYDGNIFISLGLGTTDENGDIIEETTRLAVRGLVKLIEIVAKYAELI
- a CDS encoding M20/M25/M40 family metallo-hydrolase, producing MEKRLIELYERLVNTDTGFDIDYSTKLARTSFVVDELRKLGFSAHQEEAAHVAILGEPPYITLIGHLDTVFKEGESSKRPFKVVDSIAYGPGVADMKGGIIVLLKVAEEAVKSGVKNLCIIMNVDEELGSKASRKTFYAYAEKSLCCLSFEPGGENGSLILTRKGIVPTNLYVKGIKGHAARLHEGANAILEAARKIDQIYSLNGKFGSVTLNPTLINGGEKSNITPDSCKVYFDIRYLERNDFEKCKLALEKICSETTVPGTSCQIEFEESRPSMTLHPKMKEAVEKVLNKLGINVEFEHSSGGADSAFFSQANVPTLDGLGICGGKFHSEQEFALLDTFEPRVKIALELIRYFSEVKE
- a CDS encoding transporter permease, with translation MVELTLAHWLYLFFMAAVVVTMFLRKDTPLICLIGALCVAWAVTKSFIGAVQAVFNAIVVTAVELMGIVVVISLMVALSKQMERSGAAAVLISILGKPIKGPKSAFWFVGIITAILALFIWPTPSVALLGSLLVPVAVSAGLSPVATGVSIAIFAYGISLTTDFVIQGAPTLTAKAAGISVGQVMSAMVPLIITWAVIAIPLTYFFTMKANKGYDPKKDIEIFGESILKDKNLKHSTLAKVEAVVVALTFLVNIILMLALKLRGGDATALLGGSAALLLVVFTLIQYKSEGLEVGVEFLRDGFMFGVKIFAPVFAIAALFYMGGGPAKAIFGESGRELLFDLCKALAQKVPLNRFAVAPMQAVIGAITGLDGSGFSGLPLMGTLAGGLSVAAKVRADVLAALGQLTAVNTGGGTIVPWALIAVAGVTKTRPEEIARKNFVPVVLGFVGATIVAMILM
- the dapF gene encoding diaminopimelate epimerase, with translation MVAEGILMNKIPFTKMNGAGNDFIVFDNRDGILDNLDLKAFVKKICDRRFSLGADGVLVLENSKIADFSMRYFNSDGSEAEMCGNGARCIARFAYLKGVAKEKMIFETKAGLYEAEVVEDRVRVKFPDVDLSKIQLDQSYKFSEELEKYHFATVGVPHTVFYVDDFSNLTHEKIVELGRKVRYCTEIFPKGANVNFVKVIDENTIAVRTYERGVEDETYACGTGAVSCAIVSTLLGKVKPPVVVKVLGGTLKVHFKIEGQKTTEIFLEGDARVVAEGYILPDGWSW
- a CDS encoding helix-turn-helix transcriptional regulator; translation: MRKVHPLLKPLIPITKGLAAMLGPDYEIVLHDVSDPEHSVIAIENGHVTGRTVGSPLTDFGLYLLKSPKFKDVDYIANYMTTTSDGRILKSTTIFIRDESGKIIGFLCINFDTTKLSICKQMIDQALTFQTLEELTGAEHESFAKKVDELLLEVIDEVKKKTGKPLRFATKEEKIEVIRKLDEKGFFLLKGAVEALAKEMGNSKFTIYAYLREARSKKNAML